TGGAAAGAAAAACATAGAAATATAGGAAAAGCAATTTTTTTAAATAGTTTAGTTAAATCCAAAGCAAATTGTAATGCTTGTCATAAAAATATAGAAAAAGGACTAATTGAAGATGAAGATATTAAGAGTATTCATAATTTTAGTAATATTAAATAGTCTTACTTTATTTGCAAAAGATAGTAACCACATTTATAAAAATCTTGATTTTTTAAATCTTAATAAGTCACAACAACATAAATTAAAAAAAATTTTAATTTCTCATAAAAAAAGGTATGAAAAGTTTTATTATTATAGACAACATGAAGAAAAAAAGCTTCAAGAGTTAATAAAAAAAGATTATTTTGATGAAGATAAATATGAAGATATTGCAGAAGAGATAGAAGAAGAAGCAGTAGA
The window above is part of the Malaciobacter marinus genome. Proteins encoded here:
- a CDS encoding Spy/CpxP family protein refolding chaperone; this encodes MKILRVFIILVILNSLTLFAKDSNHIYKNLDFLNLNKSQQHKLKKILISHKKRYEKFYYYRQHEEKKLQELIKKDYFDEDKYEDIAEEIEEEAVELEVKTLKKIHKILTKEQRKKFSHYLQEWKVE